Proteins from a single region of Deltaproteobacteria bacterium:
- a CDS encoding site-2 protease family protein → MSTTARKLAVHGGLFAATCATTTLAINWQFSATLMTILLCHEMGHYVVARRHGVAASLPYFIPMPPGITLGTMGAIIRMDRPIADRNKLIDVGAAGPLAGLAVAFPLLWVGLSLSTVGPGGGEGTVIEGNSLAYLAVKYAVTGRVLPAPDGTDVMLHPVAFAAWVGLLITMINLIPIGQLDGGHIACAYLGSRHERLSRRLHWALLAVGACVVAWQGHVAAAAGLPPGEAVSYGVQAGLPWLVWALLLYGMRRLQGGIYHPPVGQRPLTPGRRRLVWFMWFVFVSIFTPVPLRQALP, encoded by the coding sequence ATGTCTACGACCGCCCGCAAGCTCGCCGTCCACGGCGGCCTGTTCGCCGCCACGTGCGCGACCACGACGCTCGCGATCAACTGGCAGTTCTCGGCCACGTTGATGACGATCTTGCTGTGCCACGAAATGGGCCATTACGTGGTGGCGCGCCGGCACGGGGTCGCCGCATCGCTGCCGTACTTCATCCCGATGCCGCCCGGGATCACGCTCGGGACGATGGGCGCGATCATCCGCATGGACCGCCCGATCGCAGACCGCAACAAGCTCATCGACGTCGGAGCCGCCGGACCGCTCGCCGGGTTGGCGGTCGCGTTTCCACTGCTGTGGGTCGGGCTGTCCCTGTCGACGGTTGGACCCGGCGGCGGCGAGGGGACGGTGATCGAGGGCAACTCCCTGGCGTATCTCGCCGTCAAGTACGCGGTGACCGGCCGCGTACTGCCGGCGCCGGACGGCACGGACGTGATGTTGCATCCGGTGGCGTTCGCCGCGTGGGTCGGCCTCTTGATCACGATGATCAACCTGATCCCGATCGGCCAACTCGACGGCGGCCACATCGCGTGCGCGTACCTCGGGTCGCGGCACGAGCGGCTGTCGCGGCGGCTGCACTGGGCTCTGCTGGCCGTCGGTGCGTGCGTCGTCGCGTGGCAGGGGCACGTTGCCGCGGCGGCGGGGTTGCCCCCCGGCGAGGCCGTATCCTACGGGGTGCAGGCGGGCCTGCCGTGGCTGGTGTGGGCGCTGCTGCTGTACGGGATGCGCCGACTGCAGGGAGGGATCTACCACCCGCCGGTCGGCCAGCGCCCCCTTACGCCGGGGCGCCGCCGGCTGGTATGGTTCATGTGGTTCGTCTTCGTGTCGATCTTCACCCCGGTTCCGTTGCGCCAGGCGCTGCCGTGA